The following proteins are encoded in a genomic region of Variovorax paradoxus:
- the rnr gene encoding ribonuclease R, with protein MLDEFEGTVQGHRDGHGFVQRDDGEADIYLPPNEMRAVLHKDRVKARVVRQDRRGRPEGRVVEIVERPEQPIIGRLLHEGGIWLVAPEDKRYGQDVLIPKGATGPAKVGQVVVVQLTEPPALFGQPVGRVKEVLGEIDDPGMEIEIAVRKYGVPHEFSAECLAEAKALPEKVRPADKKGRIDLTDVPLVTIDGEDARDFDDAVYCEPAKVGRGKGWRLLVAIADVSAYVQTGSAIDIDAYDRATSVYFPRRVIPMLPEKLSNGLCSLNPEVERLCMVCDMLVAADGEIYAYQFYPAVMFSHARFTYTEVAAILGNTRGPEAAKRKDRVKDLLNLADVYKALLKQRGKRGAVDFETTETQIICDDAGRIEKIVPRTRNEAHRLIEEAMLAANVCSADFIAEGKHPGLFRVHEGPTPEKKEILRGYLKAMGVGLSITDDPRPGEFQAIAEATKERPDAQQIHTMLLRSMQQAIYTPINSGHFGLAYEAYTHFTSPIRRYPDLLVHRVIKAILGKTRYQLPMLPTPGEAHAKLAKRLASRVKAPTTKPQKATVAPTKEVLAWEAAGLHCSANERRADEASRDVEAWLKCKYMREHLGEEYGGVVTAATTFGIFVTLDAMYVEGLVHITELGGEYFKFDEMRQELRGERTGIRYAIGTRVRVQVSRVDLDGRKIDFRLVREGEELTARAMKDKGVGSAGVPIKASAKRSSRHKAEAAAPEQRSERVVTAAAGPQSAMQAFKSAVKKAANKMKGRKPRRA; from the coding sequence CTGCTGGATGAATTTGAAGGAACTGTTCAAGGACATCGCGACGGACACGGTTTCGTGCAGCGCGACGACGGCGAAGCCGACATCTATCTGCCCCCGAACGAGATGCGCGCGGTGCTGCACAAGGACCGCGTCAAGGCGCGCGTGGTGCGGCAAGACCGGCGTGGGCGTCCCGAGGGGCGGGTGGTCGAAATCGTCGAGCGCCCGGAGCAGCCGATCATCGGCCGCCTGTTGCATGAAGGCGGCATCTGGCTCGTCGCGCCCGAAGACAAGCGCTACGGACAGGACGTACTGATTCCCAAGGGCGCGACCGGTCCCGCAAAGGTGGGGCAGGTTGTCGTGGTGCAGCTCACCGAGCCGCCGGCCCTGTTCGGCCAGCCGGTGGGACGCGTGAAGGAAGTGCTCGGCGAGATCGACGACCCGGGCATGGAGATCGAAATTGCCGTGCGCAAGTACGGCGTGCCGCACGAGTTTTCCGCGGAATGCCTGGCCGAAGCCAAGGCATTGCCCGAGAAGGTCCGACCCGCCGACAAGAAGGGCCGCATCGACCTGACCGATGTGCCGCTGGTCACCATCGACGGCGAGGACGCACGCGACTTCGACGACGCCGTGTACTGCGAGCCCGCGAAGGTTGGCCGCGGCAAGGGGTGGCGCCTGCTGGTTGCCATTGCCGATGTCAGCGCCTATGTGCAGACCGGGTCGGCCATCGACATCGATGCCTACGACCGAGCCACCAGTGTCTACTTTCCGCGCCGCGTTATTCCGATGCTGCCGGAAAAGCTTTCGAACGGTTTGTGTTCGCTGAACCCCGAAGTCGAGCGACTGTGCATGGTGTGCGACATGCTCGTGGCGGCCGACGGCGAGATCTACGCCTACCAGTTCTATCCGGCGGTGATGTTCAGCCACGCACGCTTCACCTACACCGAGGTGGCTGCCATTCTCGGCAACACGCGCGGCCCCGAGGCGGCCAAGCGCAAGGACCGCGTGAAGGACCTGCTGAACCTGGCCGACGTCTACAAGGCGTTGCTCAAGCAGCGCGGCAAGCGCGGGGCGGTCGACTTCGAAACCACCGAGACGCAGATCATCTGCGACGACGCCGGCCGCATCGAGAAGATCGTGCCGCGCACGCGCAACGAGGCCCACCGCCTGATCGAAGAAGCCATGCTCGCGGCCAATGTGTGCAGCGCTGACTTCATCGCCGAAGGCAAGCACCCGGGCCTGTTCCGCGTGCACGAAGGCCCGACGCCCGAGAAGAAGGAAATCCTTCGCGGCTACCTGAAAGCCATGGGTGTGGGGTTGAGCATCACCGATGATCCGCGGCCCGGGGAGTTCCAGGCGATTGCCGAAGCCACCAAGGAGCGGCCCGACGCGCAGCAGATTCACACCATGCTGCTGCGCTCGATGCAGCAGGCCATCTACACGCCCATCAACAGCGGCCACTTCGGCCTGGCTTACGAGGCTTACACGCACTTCACGAGCCCGATCCGGCGCTACCCGGACCTGCTGGTGCACCGCGTGATCAAGGCCATTCTCGGCAAGACGCGCTACCAGCTGCCGATGCTGCCGACGCCGGGCGAGGCGCATGCCAAGCTGGCCAAGCGGCTGGCCTCGCGCGTGAAGGCGCCGACCACCAAGCCGCAGAAAGCCACGGTCGCTCCGACCAAGGAAGTGCTGGCCTGGGAAGCGGCCGGCCTGCATTGCAGCGCCAACGAGCGCCGCGCCGACGAAGCGAGCCGCGACGTCGAGGCGTGGCTCAAGTGCAAGTACATGCGCGAGCATCTGGGCGAGGAGTATGGCGGCGTGGTCACGGCGGCCACGACCTTCGGCATCTTCGTCACGCTGGACGCCATGTATGTCGAGGGACTCGTGCACATCACCGAGCTCGGCGGCGAATACTTCAAGTTCGACGAGATGCGCCAGGAACTGCGCGGGGAGCGCACCGGCATTCGCTACGCCATCGGCACCCGTGTACGGGTGCAGGTAAGCCGCGTCGACCTGGACGGACGCAAGATCGATTTCCGCCTGGTGCGCGAGGGCGAAGAGCTCACGGCACGTGCCATGAAGGACAAGGGCGTGGGCTCGGCCGGCGTGCCGATCAAGGCATCGGCCAAGCGCAGCTCGCGCCACAAGGCCGAAGCGGCGGCTCCCGAGCAGCGCAGCGAGCGCGTCGTGACCGCTGCGGCGGGGCCCCAGTCGGCCATGCAGGCTTTCAAGTCGGCGGTGAAGAAGGCCGCCAACAAGATGAAGGGGCGCAAGCCTCGCCGCGCGTGA
- a CDS encoding YkvA family protein: MSIFKSIRHWASRIKRDAVTLWFAYRHSGTPWFAKALAAFVVAYALSPIDLIPDFIPVLGYLDDALLLPGLIWLNIRLIPADVLEECRARADKWMKEQGAKPRSIAGAVLVLAIWIAVGTALWAWFTTRN; encoded by the coding sequence ATGTCCATTTTCAAAAGCATCAGGCATTGGGCTTCCCGGATCAAGCGCGACGCCGTCACGCTGTGGTTTGCCTACCGCCACTCCGGAACGCCCTGGTTCGCAAAGGCCCTCGCCGCGTTCGTCGTCGCTTATGCATTGAGCCCGATCGACCTCATACCCGATTTCATTCCGGTACTTGGCTACCTCGACGATGCCTTGCTGTTGCCCGGCCTCATCTGGCTGAACATCCGGCTCATTCCGGCCGATGTCCTCGAAGAATGCCGCGCGCGCGCAGACAAGTGGATGAAAGAACAAGGCGCGAAGCCTCGAAGCATCGCGGGTGCTGTGCTCGTTCTTGCAATCTGGATCGCTGTTGGCACGGCTCTGTGGGCGTGGTTCACCACGCGCAACTAG